The following are from one region of the Rosistilla carotiformis genome:
- a CDS encoding vWA domain-containing protein, whose amino-acid sequence MSSSAEGSSAAPLLPPTRRAAPIDSIASWNSNRGNRPVWRWSSRWNLLIGGVFAATALTAVLTWATTSIGRAPRVCVMLASTDYHANLDLPPNAMGDRAIGRLSAWVTHGEINARRNIRLARPPLELANRSDFERISTDPNAAISLTFLSVHGIHTPQGPALLAADAQSIDDAYPVKDLLAQIARFPEKQNKVLLLDCVHFQSQPSLGILLNDFARQIRDLEDTIRAIPNLVVLISSETHEQSWINPAVGTTNWANAFISAVNGLAEDRDRDGWIDLLEVHDCAAEQTTVWAAKVAQRPQHPWMLPSGEEGANRCRNLGLFPSQNPTIEIPALVSPSNNDRIARWFSRHDQLAAQSLHPAIKSPAIWPRFERTLLRYEAFERAGCESAADVLSNHLEDLVQILDKPTRIESVACRAGVLAPEMVGFEVTDDLRGKAKKLAALLSEMPTDEAADHWLNVIAAQPSEAQVAFLRRSIIESHADALATAFRTQVTVDRQRLDKAASMVTTITDPLQPIPQLGRVLQFLARDLPSEPLGSVDATRIARFLSLSARCDRIANDGLWWSPQLYRWVSPMIDSTDRQRRFAGDLLIGEAEARQRADVCLDAAETGYAQIDQICSVLIDAQTIVQCGSNQLSRLRELAAASTRDAPQNRQAIPSLYGTLQQIEAIVNGDVATKESQRNAELLHLKDLTQQVTAQIAAVRKRVDAWQSDVLSQQAGCLPDVYAALHTLGSDATTRHAAWESLCRLAASADAGSNSEAVVEHPISLNTIQASAALRGQLSLCVWPAKEFDAMVAGESETRAEVEHRLKIFATDSQWWKALATAGYQIGLREKAARQLTTTPISPQSADEDDQLRNRLECIHRMASTPPFESQQFVTAVWTHGFARFLAWQTERFVADTYWSLSASGPAYYARVAELLSGDIASLHSRTRSPNNPLLSDPSSAVTITLPNGLVWTTQRTDQINVSVRTMDHGAEGFATIWVDATGDLQVTQPTAGQRVCRPLCDLSKMKNAAQATEADGLIVHLERREGTTPASANVQVHGYFRGRRITAPLPVTIAQTPDVHIVQNPKSLGGQIAIRSDAPNHHATDGAITLVLDCSGSMGADRGQVFGPDTKYAHAVTAIESLLKDLPSGVKLSVWTFGQAVGETKTVQPAERSIRRIQAPIVWDPRDRSLRQNLIDAISYPNVEPWNESPLLAAMLAASNDLRDADGVRSLVVITDGADNRIATDGVANPLGLTPEQWLRRQFNGTGITVNVIGFRVDAGDKTATQKQLATVRQLLPPGRFVTADKTSELASALAEMLTVETPIAIRKATSTSADKTHPVATVPISPGDAAASWTPMLDAGLYSVATDGATAPTTIQLSDGEQLILDRSTVGTYSLWPAIDKQFRWCPQRQSGRWTLALAPQPISVPGISARRLVLWADATRGNLAIQRPSELWVEARDGDKAMPIRWQNNSEPSCDGYDLSVQGEVVGQPQFSVWISDRKANSVGALVRNQDFRQLQDLAPASWQLSEGEVRLKSAAIETHTVADRSGTLTPQSCLVLRGSGPRSMALRLRTRGLAFEGQDEQCFTTLGEFTLRQWPVTGDDVQRSLQSVELILVDQVKSDTERAGGKVIFAEPPRRPSVTRRSLSDGGSLAYSGVER is encoded by the coding sequence ATGTCATCTAGCGCCGAAGGATCATCGGCTGCGCCGTTGTTGCCACCCACTCGACGTGCCGCCCCCATCGATTCGATCGCGTCCTGGAATTCCAATCGAGGGAATCGACCCGTTTGGCGGTGGTCCAGTCGCTGGAATTTGTTGATCGGCGGAGTCTTTGCGGCGACCGCGTTGACCGCGGTGTTGACCTGGGCGACGACAAGCATCGGCCGTGCGCCACGCGTTTGCGTGATGTTGGCCAGCACGGATTATCACGCCAACCTCGACCTGCCGCCCAACGCAATGGGCGACCGCGCAATCGGGCGACTTTCCGCTTGGGTCACCCACGGGGAGATCAACGCCCGACGGAACATTCGATTGGCCAGGCCTCCATTGGAACTAGCAAATCGCAGTGATTTTGAACGCATCAGCACCGATCCCAACGCTGCGATTTCACTCACATTCCTTTCGGTCCACGGAATCCACACGCCGCAAGGTCCGGCGCTGTTGGCCGCCGATGCCCAATCGATCGACGACGCCTACCCCGTCAAAGATCTGTTGGCGCAGATCGCTCGGTTTCCAGAGAAACAGAATAAAGTGCTGCTGTTGGACTGTGTGCATTTCCAATCACAACCGTCGCTGGGAATCCTGTTGAATGACTTCGCCCGCCAGATCCGCGACCTGGAAGATACGATTCGGGCGATTCCCAATTTGGTAGTTCTGATTTCCAGCGAAACGCATGAGCAAAGCTGGATCAATCCTGCCGTCGGCACCACGAATTGGGCCAACGCGTTCATTTCCGCAGTCAACGGTTTGGCGGAAGATCGGGATCGCGATGGTTGGATCGACCTCTTGGAAGTGCATGACTGCGCTGCCGAACAGACGACCGTTTGGGCCGCCAAAGTCGCTCAGCGTCCGCAACATCCGTGGATGCTGCCCTCGGGAGAAGAGGGGGCGAACCGCTGCCGCAACCTCGGTCTGTTCCCCAGCCAGAACCCAACGATCGAGATTCCCGCGTTAGTGTCACCTTCGAACAACGATCGCATCGCGCGATGGTTCTCGCGGCACGATCAACTGGCGGCGCAATCGCTGCATCCGGCGATCAAATCGCCAGCCATCTGGCCGCGCTTTGAACGCACCTTGTTGCGTTATGAGGCTTTTGAACGCGCCGGATGCGAAAGTGCTGCGGACGTCTTGAGCAATCATCTGGAAGATCTCGTTCAGATTCTCGACAAACCAACACGAATCGAATCGGTCGCCTGTCGTGCGGGCGTTTTGGCGCCCGAGATGGTGGGATTTGAGGTGACGGACGACCTGCGAGGGAAGGCAAAAAAACTGGCGGCGCTGCTGTCGGAGATGCCGACCGATGAGGCAGCCGATCATTGGTTGAATGTGATCGCGGCGCAGCCGAGCGAGGCACAGGTGGCATTCTTGCGTCGATCGATCATTGAATCGCATGCCGATGCACTGGCAACGGCGTTTCGCACCCAAGTAACCGTTGATCGCCAACGACTCGATAAAGCGGCGTCCATGGTGACCACGATCACCGATCCATTGCAACCAATCCCACAACTGGGCCGCGTCCTGCAATTCCTGGCCCGCGATCTGCCTTCGGAACCGCTGGGATCGGTCGATGCGACACGGATCGCTCGCTTCTTATCGCTCAGTGCGCGCTGTGATCGCATCGCCAACGACGGTCTGTGGTGGTCGCCTCAACTGTATCGTTGGGTGTCACCGATGATCGATTCTACCGATCGCCAGCGCCGCTTTGCCGGAGACCTGTTGATCGGCGAGGCCGAAGCCCGTCAACGCGCGGACGTCTGCCTCGATGCCGCCGAAACCGGATACGCCCAAATCGACCAGATTTGCAGCGTCCTGATCGATGCCCAAACGATCGTCCAGTGCGGCAGCAATCAATTGTCGCGGCTTCGCGAACTGGCTGCCGCCAGTACCCGTGACGCGCCGCAAAATCGTCAAGCGATCCCCTCGCTCTACGGAACATTGCAGCAGATCGAAGCGATCGTCAATGGCGACGTGGCAACAAAAGAATCGCAACGGAACGCGGAACTGCTGCATCTAAAAGACCTGACGCAACAAGTTACCGCTCAAATCGCAGCGGTTCGCAAACGTGTCGACGCTTGGCAATCCGATGTTTTATCGCAACAGGCAGGCTGCCTTCCGGATGTCTACGCGGCCTTGCATACGTTGGGAAGTGATGCGACCACGCGGCACGCGGCCTGGGAAAGTTTGTGCCGGTTGGCAGCGAGTGCCGATGCGGGATCGAATTCCGAAGCGGTCGTCGAACATCCGATTTCGTTGAACACGATTCAAGCGTCCGCGGCGCTCCGAGGTCAGTTGTCGCTGTGCGTCTGGCCGGCGAAAGAGTTCGATGCGATGGTCGCCGGAGAATCGGAAACTCGGGCCGAAGTCGAACATCGCCTGAAGATCTTTGCCACCGATTCCCAGTGGTGGAAAGCCTTGGCAACGGCCGGCTACCAAATCGGTCTACGTGAGAAGGCGGCACGGCAATTGACGACCACGCCGATCTCGCCGCAATCGGCCGACGAAGACGATCAATTGCGCAACCGACTTGAATGCATTCACCGGATGGCTTCGACGCCCCCTTTTGAAAGTCAGCAGTTCGTGACCGCGGTCTGGACCCACGGGTTCGCACGCTTCCTCGCCTGGCAAACCGAACGTTTTGTCGCCGACACCTATTGGTCGCTCTCGGCATCGGGGCCTGCGTATTATGCGCGGGTCGCCGAACTCTTGTCCGGCGATATTGCTTCGCTGCATTCGCGGACCCGTTCTCCGAACAACCCACTGTTGTCCGATCCGTCGTCTGCCGTCACGATCACGTTGCCCAACGGATTGGTTTGGACGACGCAGCGGACTGACCAAATCAATGTGAGCGTCCGTACGATGGATCATGGAGCCGAAGGCTTTGCGACGATCTGGGTCGACGCGACGGGTGACTTGCAAGTGACGCAGCCCACTGCGGGACAACGCGTCTGCCGGCCGTTGTGCGATCTTTCGAAAATGAAAAACGCAGCTCAGGCGACGGAGGCGGACGGCCTGATCGTGCATCTGGAGCGTCGCGAAGGGACCACGCCGGCGTCTGCAAACGTTCAGGTGCATGGCTACTTTCGCGGACGACGCATCACGGCGCCGCTGCCGGTCACGATCGCACAAACTCCCGACGTTCACATCGTTCAAAACCCCAAGTCGCTTGGCGGCCAGATCGCCATTCGATCCGACGCGCCGAACCACCACGCGACCGACGGCGCGATCACGCTGGTGTTGGATTGTTCGGGCAGCATGGGGGCGGATCGGGGGCAGGTCTTCGGGCCCGATACAAAATATGCCCACGCCGTAACCGCGATCGAATCGCTGTTGAAAGATCTTCCCAGCGGGGTCAAGTTGAGCGTTTGGACGTTTGGCCAAGCCGTAGGCGAAACCAAGACCGTGCAGCCGGCGGAACGTTCGATTCGCCGTATTCAAGCTCCGATCGTATGGGATCCTCGCGACCGATCGCTGCGCCAGAACTTAATCGACGCGATCAGTTATCCCAACGTCGAACCATGGAACGAATCGCCTCTGTTGGCTGCGATGCTGGCTGCTTCGAATGATCTTCGGGATGCCGATGGCGTCCGCAGCTTGGTCGTGATCACCGACGGTGCCGACAACCGAATCGCAACCGATGGCGTGGCCAACCCGTTGGGACTGACACCCGAACAATGGCTCCGTAGACAGTTCAACGGGACCGGCATCACGGTCAACGTGATCGGATTTCGCGTTGATGCGGGGGACAAAACCGCGACTCAAAAACAACTGGCCACCGTGCGGCAACTACTGCCTCCGGGGCGCTTCGTGACCGCCGACAAAACGTCGGAATTGGCCTCCGCCCTCGCGGAGATGTTAACGGTGGAGACCCCGATCGCGATTCGCAAGGCGACATCGACATCGGCCGACAAAACTCATCCTGTGGCGACGGTACCTATCAGTCCCGGCGATGCCGCGGCGTCTTGGACACCGATGTTGGACGCGGGACTGTACTCGGTAGCGACCGACGGCGCGACAGCGCCTACCACGATCCAGTTGTCCGATGGCGAGCAATTGATCTTGGATCGATCGACGGTCGGGACGTACAGCCTGTGGCCCGCGATCGACAAACAATTCCGTTGGTGTCCGCAACGACAAAGTGGTCGCTGGACGTTGGCGTTGGCGCCGCAACCGATCTCCGTGCCGGGAATCTCCGCCCGTCGGTTGGTGTTGTGGGCCGATGCGACACGTGGGAATCTGGCGATTCAACGTCCGAGCGAACTTTGGGTCGAAGCCCGCGACGGCGACAAAGCGATGCCGATTCGTTGGCAGAACAATTCGGAACCCTCATGCGACGGCTACGATTTGTCTGTGCAAGGCGAAGTCGTCGGCCAGCCGCAATTCAGCGTTTGGATTAGCGATCGAAAGGCAAATTCCGTGGGGGCGTTGGTACGCAATCAAGACTTCAGGCAATTGCAGGATCTGGCGCCCGCCAGTTGGCAGTTGAGCGAGGGGGAAGTACGGCTGAAATCAGCCGCGATTGAAACGCACACGGTTGCCGACCGCAGCGGCACGCTGACGCCTCAGTCTTGCTTGGTGCTGCGTGGCAGCGGGCCGCGTTCGATGGCGTTGCGGTTGCGAACCCGCGGGCTCGCCTTTGAAGGGCAAGACGAACAATGTTTCACCACGTTGGGCGAATTCACGCTGCGGCAGTGGCCGGTTACCGGCGATGATGTCCAACGTTCACTGCAATCGGTCGAATTGATTCTTGTCGATCAAGTGAAGAGCGACACCGAGCGTGCCGGTGGTAAGGTGATCTTTGCCGAACCGCCGCGTCGCCCCAGCGTCACCCGGCGAAGTCTTTCCGACGGCGGAAGCCTCGCGTATTCGGGAGTCGAGCGATGA
- a CDS encoding carboxypeptidase-like regulatory domain-containing protein gives MSESASEVNATAPETAAANPPRWRSGPILHGPSRYRQLAIGSCLLATLMGTILAFASLPSPNHRTVLVSLYLQPDDEALGVDAPHPPTDELFLGLVPANAPLQGVANVVESEGDEETAKPDADASGTPTATKNAKDPDAKSGGTDAKAEAAKSADASAGQAASENAPPKKRNASKPGKSWRDALVQTDSRQQVVLHVSTLARIDQGQVYFYGVDPKTEQNVAISLVDVLAQLEKSPAEKKLLILEVHWPIVSDEGDSQQRLQLLNRAIKEQLSLHEIGDTHVLLSASDQGPARGLRAAPQSLMSYCLTQSLCDAAADCDHDGRVSLKEAVDWAAPLIASASLQAGPEQRIEWIPGESNVCFSPITATIDSAHREYPAALTAGWRLREMYLANTELPWLPETGRRWAQSLSQIESGWRRGENENNVASAVARIQVECLAEIDNALATRAQTRPDSLRLAAARMLSDREATEIEARAKTLMTEHQKITATIPAAEQAAAIGKAVAKYTAAFASDQAAVALEAVVAQFDRSVRIDRDSLELLAAVRNAWKTPPTFPITQAIDRLRMSQANDQQIATALRMFRIHGRLGSDPAAIAILSPRINDVTNAFVVAQRLAWNSGMTLDSEVTRQLDSALVMSGTALAAEESVGLAIRRLKVASQTIATDAAVGVHWDHDRDYLLAQRRAADLIGAIGKLRRGTIQGAGILTGELAVLRQASEALDRQLKQMTQSHSDQITNSEASTSGLISTTIPASVRSQILNQPIEYSFGPEYRAANQSATLASAMSSVDAMSDQPQICLQTLSQQAEAIAKASASRYLSWLNDYVAQTATIDAIPIYRSIAQQRSIARSDAMIPVAIRGGLGDLTWDTPTAQIALHYQVDVMDAVPVTYEFFASAGNCIAVVPPRGTLKADQIDQIQFDLTPSDVAQVDPFVGGIWLQLTRGTQTELIPLKMPKQPIRPPVEIDFGPAASSRGRDVRLALWPDNQPQALAWQLICHDPSIASIVVSVSSPSLGTLTTAPIPCQRDVATPIRFLPAEPTTKKSPAGSQTSRDPSLLLTATEPKSGAVLGRWRIATEVLDPREAFKLGPAEYRVRPHGDNELSVDVLRNQMRLEGSDPSLPEPTFRLELDSTAIAPLIDFGDSRLQSQLAAEQSRCQLFAHNLRFDEGREPEVSLPVSINGDPGYFALSGRFPRQSSRVRLQAQRTPTIDVSAVDAIVPGQPILATLKARQLADADGLTIEVLSSDGGQEVLWRTDVPTSRSIDAKFAGGGTQATLQVVAKRSDWQLPIPTHFGTGVHRLRVTTTDPIGNQKVTGTHRFLLDDALPDEIHARGESISDQMTVLIHLRRNPSGVASVSVLPVVATTDTKVKPIKADRLGDGDETWQLAWPKALPVPEQIELTITTNAGKTGSNVVALPVQVIEPIGRIAGRVLEGSIAQPGLTVSLTDAKGKPVSKIETATDGSYTFSVPPGKYNLEVKKPATQRSAKAEVEAKLQTTTTTDLSLLRS, from the coding sequence ATGAGCGAATCAGCATCGGAAGTCAACGCAACCGCGCCGGAGACTGCCGCCGCGAACCCGCCGCGATGGCGTAGTGGACCGATACTCCACGGGCCCTCGCGATATCGTCAACTAGCGATCGGCAGCTGTTTGTTGGCAACGCTGATGGGCACGATCTTGGCGTTTGCATCGCTCCCATCGCCGAATCATCGCACGGTGCTCGTGTCGTTGTACCTGCAGCCGGACGATGAAGCCTTGGGTGTCGACGCGCCACACCCGCCTACCGACGAACTATTTTTAGGGCTTGTTCCCGCGAACGCGCCGCTTCAAGGTGTCGCCAACGTCGTGGAGTCCGAGGGCGATGAGGAGACTGCGAAGCCGGATGCGGACGCATCTGGAACGCCTACCGCCACCAAAAATGCAAAGGACCCCGATGCCAAAAGCGGCGGGACCGATGCCAAGGCCGAGGCCGCCAAATCGGCTGATGCTAGCGCTGGCCAAGCAGCTTCGGAAAATGCCCCTCCCAAAAAACGGAACGCATCGAAACCTGGGAAATCATGGCGTGACGCGTTGGTTCAAACCGATTCGCGGCAGCAGGTCGTGCTGCATGTGAGCACGCTGGCGCGGATCGACCAGGGACAGGTCTATTTCTACGGAGTCGATCCGAAAACCGAGCAAAACGTGGCGATATCGCTGGTCGATGTCCTTGCACAGCTCGAGAAATCGCCTGCTGAAAAGAAGCTGCTGATCCTGGAGGTTCATTGGCCGATCGTGTCGGATGAAGGAGATTCGCAGCAGCGGTTGCAGTTGCTAAATCGAGCCATCAAGGAACAATTATCGCTTCATGAAATCGGTGACACGCACGTCTTGTTGTCGGCATCGGACCAAGGTCCGGCGCGTGGATTGCGTGCCGCACCGCAAAGTTTGATGAGTTATTGCTTGACCCAGTCGTTGTGTGATGCGGCGGCGGACTGCGATCACGACGGACGCGTGTCGTTGAAAGAAGCGGTGGATTGGGCGGCACCATTGATTGCATCGGCTTCCTTGCAAGCGGGGCCCGAACAACGTATCGAATGGATTCCTGGAGAATCCAATGTCTGTTTCTCGCCAATCACGGCAACGATCGATTCGGCGCATCGGGAATATCCCGCGGCGCTGACTGCGGGTTGGCGATTGCGTGAGATGTACTTGGCCAATACCGAACTACCCTGGTTGCCCGAGACGGGGCGGCGTTGGGCACAATCGCTCAGCCAGATCGAATCGGGCTGGCGTCGTGGTGAAAACGAAAACAACGTCGCATCGGCGGTCGCACGCATTCAAGTCGAATGTTTGGCGGAGATCGACAACGCGTTGGCGACCCGCGCTCAAACGCGTCCCGATTCGCTGCGGTTGGCTGCGGCGCGAATGCTTTCGGATCGCGAAGCGACGGAGATCGAGGCCCGCGCGAAAACTCTGATGACCGAACATCAAAAGATCACTGCGACGATTCCCGCTGCCGAACAGGCCGCTGCGATTGGCAAAGCGGTCGCCAAGTATACGGCGGCTTTCGCATCCGATCAGGCCGCGGTCGCGCTGGAAGCGGTCGTCGCTCAATTTGATCGCAGCGTTCGCATCGATCGGGATTCTTTGGAACTGCTCGCCGCCGTGCGGAACGCCTGGAAAACGCCACCGACCTTTCCGATCACCCAAGCGATCGATCGACTGCGGATGAGCCAAGCAAACGATCAACAAATCGCTACCGCGCTGCGAATGTTCCGGATCCATGGACGATTAGGATCCGATCCGGCGGCGATTGCGATCTTGAGTCCACGGATCAACGACGTGACCAATGCATTTGTGGTCGCTCAACGCCTGGCTTGGAATTCAGGGATGACCTTGGACTCTGAAGTCACGCGACAATTGGATTCCGCCTTGGTCATGTCGGGGACCGCCTTGGCCGCGGAAGAATCGGTCGGTTTGGCGATTCGCCGATTGAAGGTCGCAAGCCAGACGATCGCAACCGACGCGGCCGTAGGGGTTCATTGGGACCACGATCGAGACTATCTGCTGGCCCAGCGGCGCGCCGCGGATCTGATCGGTGCGATCGGCAAGTTGCGCCGCGGGACGATTCAGGGAGCGGGGATCTTGACGGGTGAATTGGCGGTGTTGCGGCAGGCTTCCGAAGCCTTGGACCGTCAGTTGAAGCAGATGACTCAAAGCCACAGTGATCAAATCACCAACAGCGAAGCGAGCACTTCGGGACTGATCTCGACAACCATTCCGGCCTCGGTCCGATCTCAGATTCTAAACCAACCGATTGAATATTCGTTTGGTCCCGAGTACCGGGCTGCAAATCAGTCGGCCACGCTGGCGTCGGCGATGTCGTCGGTCGACGCAATGTCCGACCAACCGCAGATCTGCCTTCAAACGTTGTCCCAGCAGGCCGAAGCGATCGCGAAGGCCTCCGCCTCGCGATACCTCAGCTGGTTGAACGATTACGTCGCACAAACGGCCACGATCGACGCGATCCCGATCTATCGATCGATTGCGCAACAACGTTCGATCGCCCGCAGCGATGCGATGATTCCTGTCGCAATCCGGGGCGGACTGGGCGATTTAACGTGGGATACGCCAACGGCCCAGATCGCGCTGCACTATCAAGTCGACGTGATGGACGCGGTTCCGGTGACCTATGAATTTTTTGCTTCGGCAGGCAACTGCATCGCCGTCGTTCCACCGCGTGGGACCTTAAAAGCCGACCAGATCGACCAAATTCAGTTCGATCTTACGCCGTCGGACGTCGCCCAAGTGGATCCCTTTGTGGGAGGGATCTGGTTGCAATTGACGCGGGGGACGCAAACCGAATTGATTCCGCTGAAGATGCCCAAACAACCGATCCGGCCCCCGGTCGAGATCGACTTTGGACCGGCAGCAAGTTCACGCGGCCGCGACGTTCGTTTGGCATTGTGGCCCGACAACCAGCCGCAGGCCCTAGCCTGGCAGCTGATTTGCCATGATCCTTCGATCGCGTCGATCGTCGTTTCAGTGAGTTCTCCTTCGCTGGGTACGTTGACGACGGCTCCGATTCCGTGCCAGCGAGATGTCGCCACGCCGATTCGTTTTTTGCCGGCGGAGCCAACGACGAAAAAGAGTCCGGCAGGTTCGCAAACCTCGCGTGACCCAAGCTTGTTGCTGACAGCGACGGAACCCAAAAGTGGCGCGGTGTTGGGGCGATGGCGGATCGCGACCGAAGTCCTCGACCCGCGTGAGGCCTTCAAATTGGGACCGGCCGAATATCGAGTCCGCCCTCACGGCGACAACGAACTGTCGGTCGATGTCCTACGCAATCAGATGCGTTTGGAGGGGAGCGATCCTTCGCTACCCGAACCCACTTTCCGGTTGGAACTCGATTCGACAGCGATCGCTCCGTTGATCGATTTTGGAGACAGCCGATTGCAATCACAACTGGCGGCGGAGCAATCACGCTGTCAATTGTTTGCGCACAACCTGAGGTTTGACGAAGGCCGTGAACCGGAAGTCTCGCTTCCCGTCTCGATCAATGGCGACCCCGGCTACTTTGCACTATCGGGGCGGTTTCCGAGACAGTCGAGTCGCGTGCGGTTGCAAGCGCAACGAACGCCTACGATCGACGTGAGCGCAGTCGATGCGATCGTTCCCGGCCAACCGATCCTGGCAACCCTCAAGGCACGCCAGCTTGCCGATGCCGACGGGTTGACGATTGAAGTGCTTTCAAGCGATGGTGGTCAGGAAGTTCTGTGGCGGACCGACGTTCCAACATCGCGTTCCATCGACGCGAAGTTTGCCGGTGGGGGAACGCAAGCGACGTTGCAAGTGGTTGCCAAACGGAGTGATTGGCAGTTGCCAATCCCAACGCATTTTGGAACGGGGGTACATCGCTTGCGGGTAACAACCACCGATCCAATCGGAAATCAAAAGGTGACGGGCACGCATCGCTTCCTGTTGGACGACGCGTTGCCCGACGAGATCCATGCTCGTGGCGAATCGATATCTGACCAAATGACGGTGTTGATTCATCTGCGGCGAAACCCAAGCGGTGTGGCGAGCGTGAGTGTGCTGCCCGTGGTGGCGACGACGGATACCAAAGTCAAACCGATAAAGGCGGATCGATTGGGGGATGGGGATGAAACTTGGCAGTTGGCGTGGCCCAAGGCTTTGCCAGTTCCCGAACAGATCGAATTGACGATCACGACAAACGCAGGGAAGACGGGTTCCAACGTGGTGGCATTGCCGGTGCAGGTGATCGAGCCGATCGGGCGTATCGCGGGGCGAGTATTGGAAGGATCGATCGCCCAGCCCGGCTTGACTGTCTCGTTGACCGACGCCAAGGGAAAACCGGTATCGAAGATCGAGACCGCCACCGATGGCAGCTACACATTCAGCGTCCCGCCGGGGAAATACAACTTAGAGGTAAAAAAGCCGGCGACGCAGCGGAGCGCAAAAGCCGAGGTCGAGGCAAAGCTACAAACGACGACAACAACCGACCTGTCGTTGTTGCGCTCTTAG